From a region of the Sinorhizobium sp. B11 genome:
- a CDS encoding cytosine deaminase — translation MTYSFMSPPNAGRFVLANATLPAVAISGFAAVANEGLVKADIVIADGLISAILPPGTAPAEFAKSDMREGMVWPCFADIHTHLDKGHIWPRKPNPDGTFMGALEAVGRDREANWSAADVRKRMEFSLRSAYAHGTGLIRTHLDSLAPQHRISFEVFAEIREEWKDKIALQAVALFPLDNMVDEAFFADLVAVVKDKGGLLGGVTRMGPALDWQLDTLLRAAAENGLDVDLHVDETDDPGAETLKAIAEAVLRNRFEGKVTAGHCCSLARQDDDTAQRTVELVQKAGVSVISLPMCNMYLQDRYRGRTPRWRGVTLFKELAAAGVETAVSSDNTRDPFYAYGDLDPVEVFREAVRILHLDHPLDTAARVVTTSPAKIAGRPQMSRIAVGSPADLVLFSARRWSEFLSRPQSDRVVLRRGKVIDRSLPDYRELDSVVGA, via the coding sequence ATGACCTATTCCTTCATGTCCCCCCCGAATGCGGGCCGTTTCGTGCTCGCCAACGCAACGCTTCCGGCTGTCGCCATCAGCGGCTTTGCTGCCGTCGCCAATGAAGGCCTCGTCAAGGCGGATATCGTGATCGCCGACGGTCTCATCTCGGCAATCCTGCCTCCCGGAACAGCGCCGGCCGAATTTGCCAAGTCCGACATGCGGGAAGGCATGGTGTGGCCTTGCTTTGCAGATATCCATACGCATCTGGACAAGGGCCATATCTGGCCGCGCAAGCCCAACCCCGACGGAACCTTCATGGGTGCGCTGGAGGCGGTCGGCCGGGACCGCGAGGCGAACTGGTCGGCGGCGGATGTGCGCAAGCGCATGGAATTTTCGCTGCGCTCAGCCTATGCGCACGGCACTGGGCTTATCCGCACGCACCTGGATTCGCTGGCACCCCAGCACCGTATCTCCTTCGAGGTCTTTGCCGAGATCCGGGAGGAATGGAAAGACAAGATCGCCTTGCAGGCGGTCGCTCTCTTCCCGCTGGACAACATGGTCGACGAGGCTTTTTTCGCTGATCTCGTTGCTGTCGTAAAGGACAAGGGTGGGCTGCTTGGCGGTGTCACCAGGATGGGACCAGCGCTCGACTGGCAGCTCGATACGCTTTTGCGCGCGGCGGCGGAGAACGGCCTCGATGTCGATCTGCATGTCGACGAGACCGACGACCCTGGCGCAGAAACATTGAAGGCGATCGCCGAAGCCGTTCTGCGCAACCGGTTCGAAGGCAAGGTGACGGCAGGCCATTGCTGCTCGCTGGCGCGGCAGGATGACGATACCGCGCAACGGACGGTCGAACTGGTTCAAAAGGCCGGGGTTTCGGTCATCTCGCTGCCGATGTGCAACATGTACCTGCAGGATCGCTATCGCGGCCGCACGCCGCGCTGGCGCGGTGTCACGCTGTTCAAGGAACTGGCGGCTGCCGGTGTCGAGACGGCTGTCTCCTCCGACAATACACGCGATCCCTTCTACGCCTATGGCGATCTCGATCCGGTCGAAGTGTTTCGTGAGGCAGTGCGCATCCTGCATCTTGATCATCCGCTCGACACCGCGGCACGCGTCGTCACGACGTCACCGGCCAAGATTGCCGGCAGGCCGCAGATGAGCCGCATTGCCGTCGGCAGCCCCGCCGATCTCGTGCTCTTCAGCGCCAGGCGCTGGAGCGAATTCCTTTCCCGTCCGCAGTCTGACCGCGTTGTGCTTCGCCGCGGCAAGGTGATCGACCGCAGCCTGCCGGATTACCGTGAACTCGATAGCGTCGTTGGAGCCTGA
- a CDS encoding NAD(P)H-dependent oxidoreductase: MRVLVLHSHPVEESYGKALYRQTLESLAKAGHEVDACDLYAENFDPVLSQHDRLVYHDYPDNISLVKPYVDRLKRAEALVICTPVWNFGFPAILKGYFDRVWLPGVSFALVNGKVESRLRHIKKLGAVLTYGATPFRAFVAGNPPKKIVKRVLRAQIDPFKPVTFLAHYDMNNCTPETRAAFLAKVKDAMERF; this comes from the coding sequence ATGAGGGTTCTTGTCCTCCACTCGCACCCGGTCGAGGAAAGCTACGGCAAGGCGCTCTACAGACAGACCCTGGAGAGCCTCGCCAAGGCCGGGCACGAAGTGGATGCCTGCGATCTCTATGCGGAGAATTTCGATCCCGTCCTGTCGCAACATGATCGGCTCGTTTACCACGATTATCCCGACAATATTTCGCTGGTGAAACCGTATGTCGACAGGCTGAAGCGGGCCGAGGCGCTGGTCATCTGCACACCGGTCTGGAATTTCGGGTTCCCGGCGATCCTGAAAGGTTATTTCGACCGGGTCTGGCTTCCCGGCGTTTCCTTCGCGCTCGTGAACGGCAAGGTCGAATCCCGCCTGCGGCATATCAAGAAGCTTGGGGCGGTGCTGACCTATGGCGCGACACCTTTCCGCGCCTTCGTTGCCGGCAATCCGCCAAAGAAGATCGTGAAGCGTGTCTTGCGGGCGCAGATCGACCCGTTCAAGCCGGTTACCTTTCTCGCCCATTACGACATGAACAACTGCACCCCGGAGACACGGGCAGCGTTCCTGGCGAAAGTGAAGGACGCGATGGAGCGATTCTAG
- a CDS encoding ABC transporter permease, producing the protein MSVESIETSETAPLSVPNPINAKRRDLALRIAVPFLVIGVLIVIWEFYVVLSGVPPYILPGPGAVAAAFIHDWGTLAPALWVTTQITLISLVLALIGGVGFAIFLVQSRWIEIAFYPLAVILQVTPIVAISPLILIYAPSTQVALLICAFLVAFFPILSNMVQGLKSVDHNLINLFELYGASRWQTLIYLKIPAAQPYFMTGLRIGGGLALIAAVVAEFAAGSAGAGSGLAFRLLESQYRMNIPRLFAALFMLSMLGVAIFAITSFISWLSLHRWHESSLKREN; encoded by the coding sequence ATGAGCGTCGAGAGCATCGAAACAAGCGAGACCGCGCCCCTGTCCGTTCCCAATCCGATCAACGCAAAGAGGCGCGATCTGGCGCTTCGCATCGCTGTGCCTTTTCTGGTGATCGGCGTGCTGATCGTTATCTGGGAGTTCTACGTCGTGCTCTCGGGTGTTCCGCCCTATATCCTGCCCGGCCCTGGCGCTGTGGCAGCGGCCTTCATCCATGACTGGGGCACACTTGCCCCCGCCCTCTGGGTCACCACGCAGATCACCTTGATATCGCTTGTCCTGGCACTGATCGGGGGCGTGGGATTTGCGATCTTCCTGGTGCAATCGCGCTGGATCGAAATCGCCTTCTATCCGCTCGCTGTCATCCTGCAAGTCACACCGATCGTGGCGATCTCACCGCTGATCCTGATCTACGCGCCGTCGACGCAGGTGGCGCTCCTGATCTGCGCCTTCCTTGTCGCCTTTTTCCCGATCCTGTCCAACATGGTCCAGGGCCTGAAGAGTGTCGATCATAATCTCATCAACCTCTTCGAACTCTACGGCGCCTCGCGCTGGCAGACGCTGATCTACCTGAAGATCCCGGCCGCCCAGCCCTATTTCATGACCGGGCTTCGCATCGGCGGCGGCCTAGCGCTGATTGCCGCCGTGGTTGCCGAATTCGCCGCAGGTTCGGCGGGTGCCGGTTCCGGCCTCGCCTTCCGTCTGCTGGAATCGCAATATCGCATGAACATTCCCCGCCTTTTTGCCGCGCTCTTCATGCTGTCCATGCTCGGCGTCGCGATCTTCGCCATTACCTCCTTCATTTCATGGCTCAGCCTGCATCGCTGGCATGAGAGCAGCCTGAAGCGGGAAAATTGA
- a CDS encoding alpha/beta fold hydrolase, which translates to MTKILIVPGLFGSDEGHWQHFWLDDVPQSRLVRQDDWNHARLDRWMEPLEQALLEAGEAYIIAHSLGCILTARLADRPVARRIKGALLVAPCDLPATERLHPGSLTFGPMPTTPLPFPSLTVGSLDDKYMSLDRLSFYTRLWKTEVRNIGLAGHINIASGFGRWTGGYALFDVVKGKAKAKRPQISPHATTAASA; encoded by the coding sequence ATGACAAAAATCCTGATCGTGCCGGGTCTGTTCGGTTCCGACGAGGGGCATTGGCAGCACTTTTGGCTTGATGATGTGCCGCAGAGCCGGCTGGTCCGCCAGGACGACTGGAATCATGCTCGTCTGGACCGCTGGATGGAGCCCCTGGAACAGGCATTGCTGGAAGCTGGAGAGGCCTATATCATTGCCCATAGCCTCGGCTGCATCCTGACGGCGAGGCTCGCCGACCGGCCAGTGGCACGCAGGATCAAGGGAGCGCTTCTGGTTGCCCCTTGCGATTTGCCGGCCACCGAAAGGCTGCATCCCGGCTCGCTCACTTTCGGCCCCATGCCGACTACCCCGCTTCCCTTTCCGAGCCTCACCGTCGGCAGTCTCGACGACAAATACATGTCGCTCGACCGTCTGAGCTTCTACACCCGCCTCTGGAAAACCGAAGTTCGCAATATCGGGCTTGCAGGCCATATCAATATCGCCAGCGGTTTTGGACGCTGGACCGGCGGCTATGCGCTGTTTGATGTGGTGAAAGGCAAGGCGAAGGCAAAGAGGCCACAGATATCCCCACATGCCACGACCGCGGCATCGGCCTGA
- a CDS encoding LysR family transcriptional regulator — translation MLHSRKLLYINEIARTGSIRKAAARLNVASSAINRQILALEQEMGAPLFERLPRGLRLTAAGELCIEHIREVLKNYERLEGRIKSLKMQQAGKVRLVTTVGLAAGPLPEIIARFQSEHPRVFIHLRNDAGTMTVNPVLSGEVDIGLGFNIQATPGIRTLGNFDIPIGVVLPPGHPLIGPGPISLADVVQERLVLAQQGTSLREVINLAMARLDIPVEPVLETNASEMLKKLVKCGAGLSMLNPLDVITECRQGELVFRPIAEPHSRHQPMKLFARARAPLDSATSLFVEYLLAELAGLVQELQAKGHIPLERPVVA, via the coding sequence ATGCTGCACTCCAGAAAGCTTCTGTACATCAACGAGATCGCCCGCACCGGCTCGATCCGGAAGGCTGCCGCGCGTCTCAACGTCGCTTCTTCGGCGATCAACCGGCAGATACTGGCTCTCGAACAGGAAATGGGTGCGCCGCTCTTCGAGCGTCTGCCGCGCGGCTTGCGGCTGACGGCCGCCGGCGAACTCTGCATCGAGCATATCAGAGAGGTTCTGAAGAATTACGAGCGGCTGGAAGGTCGCATCAAGAGCCTGAAGATGCAGCAGGCCGGCAAGGTGCGATTGGTGACGACGGTCGGTCTTGCCGCGGGACCGTTGCCGGAAATCATCGCCCGCTTCCAGTCCGAGCATCCGCGCGTTTTCATCCATCTGCGCAACGATGCCGGCACGATGACCGTCAATCCGGTTCTGTCGGGTGAGGTGGATATCGGCCTCGGTTTCAATATTCAGGCCACACCCGGCATCCGCACGCTCGGCAATTTCGATATCCCGATCGGCGTTGTCCTGCCGCCTGGCCATCCCCTGATCGGACCCGGTCCGATCAGCCTTGCCGATGTCGTGCAGGAGCGGCTTGTGCTTGCGCAGCAGGGCACCAGCCTGCGTGAGGTCATCAACCTCGCAATGGCGAGGCTCGATATTCCTGTCGAGCCGGTTCTGGAGACCAACGCTTCGGAAATGCTGAAGAAACTGGTCAAATGCGGGGCAGGGCTCTCCATGCTGAACCCGCTTGATGTTATCACCGAGTGCCGCCAGGGCGAACTGGTATTCCGCCCGATTGCCGAGCCGCACAGCCGCCATCAGCCGATGAAGCTCTTTGCCCGTGCCCGGGCGCCGCTCGATTCCGCCACCAGCCTCTTCGTTGAATACTTGCTGGCCGAGCTTGCCGGCCTTGTTCAGGAACTGCAGGCCAAGGGACACATCCCGCTGGAGCGTCCTGTCGTTGCCTGA
- a CDS encoding RidA family protein has translation MKKIFNPPSVRRPFGNYNHGLLIPPGASLLVTSGQLGIGLDEKIPEDVTAQAELCFEAIKAILAEAEMSFADVIRISGFVTKREDFPAYMAVRDRFTLDPKPVSTLIIINGFTRPEFLVEVEVTAAKVF, from the coding sequence ATGAAGAAGATTTTCAACCCGCCATCCGTCCGCCGTCCCTTCGGAAATTACAATCACGGTCTGCTCATACCGCCGGGCGCATCCTTGCTGGTCACGTCAGGTCAGCTCGGCATCGGCCTCGATGAAAAGATTCCTGAGGACGTGACGGCCCAGGCCGAGCTCTGCTTCGAAGCGATCAAGGCGATCCTCGCCGAGGCCGAGATGAGCTTTGCTGATGTCATCCGCATTTCCGGCTTCGTGACGAAACGGGAAGACTTCCCGGCCTATATGGCAGTGCGCGACCGCTTCACGCTCGACCCGAAACCCGTTTCGACGCTCATTATCATCAACGGCTTTACCCGGCCGGAATTCCTGGTGGAAGTGGAAGTCACGGCGGCGAAGGTTTTCTAA
- a CDS encoding ABC transporter ATP-binding protein: protein MSLAETKAAPSKETRKRPLVVMQSVSKVFSSGTIALSGMSLTVESGEFISLLGPSGCGKSTALRIIAGLGDATSGKIDWPSSRINSQGLPEGDIGFVFQEPTLMPWKTVFGNVYLPLKLRGVSKAQARDRITEVLATVGLQDFADAYPRELSGGMKMRVSIARALVTKPKLLLMDEPFAALDEITRQKLNDDVLRLWKATGITVIFVTHSVFESAYLSNRIVVMKARPGRVHADFPLTTSLERDSHYRTSEEYRRACETASRSLIEAIGGAEEH, encoded by the coding sequence ATGTCCCTAGCGGAAACCAAGGCGGCGCCTTCGAAGGAGACTCGCAAGCGGCCGCTGGTCGTCATGCAGTCGGTCTCGAAGGTCTTTTCCAGCGGCACGATCGCGCTTTCGGGCATGTCGCTGACGGTCGAGAGCGGTGAATTCATCAGCCTTCTCGGCCCTTCCGGCTGCGGTAAATCCACGGCACTACGCATCATCGCCGGTCTCGGCGACGCCACGTCGGGCAAGATCGACTGGCCAAGTTCGCGCATCAATTCGCAGGGCCTGCCGGAGGGCGATATCGGTTTCGTCTTCCAGGAACCGACGCTGATGCCGTGGAAGACCGTGTTCGGCAATGTCTACCTGCCGCTGAAACTGCGCGGCGTTTCCAAGGCGCAGGCCAGGGATCGGATCACGGAGGTCCTTGCGACCGTCGGCCTGCAGGATTTCGCCGATGCCTATCCGCGGGAACTCTCCGGCGGCATGAAGATGCGTGTGTCGATTGCCCGCGCGCTGGTGACCAAACCAAAACTGCTGCTGATGGATGAGCCCTTTGCAGCGCTCGACGAAATCACGCGCCAGAAGCTCAATGACGACGTTCTGCGGCTGTGGAAAGCGACGGGCATCACCGTGATCTTCGTGACGCACTCCGTCTTCGAGTCTGCCTATCTTTCCAACCGCATCGTGGTGATGAAGGCGCGGCCGGGCCGCGTCCATGCGGATTTTCCGCTGACAACAAGCCTTGAGCGGGATTCGCATTACCGGACCTCGGAAGAATACCGTCGGGCCTGCGAGACGGCATCGCGTTCGCTGATCGAGGCGATAGGCGGAGCGGAGGAACATTGA
- a CDS encoding ABC transporter substrate-binding protein, with amino-acid sequence MSNRLKTSVFSALLGLGGMLVASVPGHALDKVSYGTNWLAQAEHGGFYQAVADGTYAKYGLDVSIVQGGPNAANNALLISGKIDFYMGGPQGEISAVEQGIPLVDVAAIFQKDPQILIAHPDVGIDKFGDLAKLKSLFLSKDGYLTYFEWMKANFPGFKDEQYKPYNFNPGPFLADKQSAQQGYLTSEPYEIQNQTGWEPKVFLLADNGYSPYSTMITTTQQMVDTKPDVVQRFVDASIEGWYSYLYGDNSKANALIKKDNPEMTDGQIAYSIAKMKEYGIIESGDGLDKGIGCITDAHYKKFFDEMVAIKVFKPETDYTKAFTTKFVCKNVGASLKK; translated from the coding sequence ATGTCCAACAGATTGAAAACATCCGTATTTTCTGCCCTTCTTGGGCTTGGCGGCATGCTTGTCGCCAGTGTACCGGGCCATGCGCTGGACAAGGTCAGCTATGGCACCAACTGGCTGGCACAGGCAGAGCATGGCGGCTTCTATCAGGCAGTCGCCGACGGAACCTATGCAAAATACGGCCTTGATGTCTCTATCGTGCAGGGCGGGCCGAATGCCGCCAACAACGCGCTGCTGATCTCCGGCAAGATCGACTTCTACATGGGCGGGCCGCAGGGCGAAATCTCCGCCGTCGAACAGGGTATTCCGCTTGTCGACGTTGCCGCGATCTTTCAGAAGGACCCGCAGATCCTGATCGCTCATCCTGACGTCGGCATCGACAAGTTCGGGGATCTTGCGAAACTGAAGAGCCTGTTCCTCAGCAAGGATGGCTACCTCACCTATTTCGAGTGGATGAAAGCAAATTTTCCGGGGTTCAAGGACGAGCAGTACAAGCCCTACAACTTCAATCCAGGCCCGTTTCTTGCCGACAAGCAATCCGCCCAGCAGGGCTACCTGACCTCGGAGCCTTACGAGATCCAGAATCAGACCGGCTGGGAGCCGAAGGTCTTCCTGCTCGCCGACAACGGCTATTCGCCCTATTCGACGATGATCACCACGACCCAGCAGATGGTCGATACCAAGCCTGACGTCGTGCAGCGCTTCGTCGATGCCTCTATCGAGGGCTGGTACAGCTATCTCTACGGCGACAACAGCAAGGCCAATGCGCTGATCAAGAAGGACAATCCGGAAATGACGGATGGCCAGATCGCCTATTCGATCGCCAAGATGAAGGAATACGGCATCATCGAGTCCGGCGACGGCCTGGACAAGGGCATCGGCTGCATTACCGACGCTCACTACAAGAAGTTCTTCGACGAAATGGTAGCGATCAAGGTCTTCAAGCCTGAGACCGACTATACCAAAGCCTTTACGACGAAATTCGTCTGCAAGAACGTCGGCGCATCGCTGAAGAAATAA
- a CDS encoding cyclopropane-fatty-acyl-phospholipid synthase family protein — MSNIQDLNQATRDAVTLTAENISRIVRDLPFKAKLALRGLLGIQQGSLAVTLPDGRKVLIRGEAAGPNAALTLRNWNLPDRALTSGTIGIAETYMDGDWDSPDITAFLELFLVNGEAAYSYSYGTSGVGRFVERIRHWMNANTRAGSRRNISAHYDLGNDFYKQWLDPSMTYSSALYSTGANDLQSAQSAKYRALAEATGIKPGDHVLEIGCGWGGFAEFAASELNCRVTGLTISREQLAFAQERISKAGLGDKVDFRFQDYRDETGVYDRIVSIEMFEAVGEKYWPAYFSKLRQCLKPGGKAGLQIITIRPESFEQYRSNPDFIQKYVFPGGMLPTRHHLAELGKKMDLSLVRDFGFGLDYARTLAEWRERFWSVWHKLRPMGFDDRFKRLWEFYLFYCEAGFRARNIDVRQVVFSRR; from the coding sequence GTGAGCAATATACAGGACTTGAACCAAGCGACCCGGGACGCGGTAACGCTGACGGCGGAGAATATTTCGCGCATCGTCAGAGACCTGCCGTTCAAGGCGAAGCTTGCGCTGCGCGGTTTGCTGGGCATACAGCAAGGGTCCCTTGCCGTCACGCTGCCCGACGGGCGCAAGGTGTTGATCAGGGGCGAGGCCGCCGGACCGAATGCAGCGCTCACGCTCCGGAATTGGAACCTTCCCGACCGGGCTCTGACCAGCGGCACCATCGGGATCGCAGAGACCTACATGGATGGCGACTGGGATAGCCCCGATATCACCGCCTTCCTCGAGCTGTTTCTCGTGAACGGCGAGGCCGCATACAGTTATTCTTATGGCACGAGCGGTGTCGGCCGCTTCGTGGAACGCATCCGCCATTGGATGAATGCCAACACCAGGGCCGGGTCCAGGCGCAATATTTCGGCCCATTACGACCTCGGCAATGACTTCTACAAGCAATGGCTCGATCCGAGCATGACCTACTCGTCAGCGCTTTATTCGACCGGTGCCAACGACCTGCAATCGGCACAGAGCGCCAAGTATCGGGCGCTGGCGGAAGCGACCGGCATCAAGCCCGGTGATCATGTGCTCGAGATTGGTTGCGGGTGGGGCGGCTTTGCGGAATTCGCGGCGAGCGAATTGAATTGCCGCGTGACCGGACTGACCATCAGCCGTGAGCAGCTTGCCTTCGCGCAAGAGCGCATCAGCAAGGCAGGGCTAGGCGACAAGGTCGATTTCCGCTTCCAGGACTATCGCGACGAGACCGGTGTCTACGATCGCATCGTTTCCATCGAGATGTTCGAGGCCGTGGGCGAGAAATACTGGCCGGCCTATTTCTCCAAGCTTAGACAATGCCTGAAGCCGGGCGGCAAGGCAGGGCTGCAGATCATCACTATCCGGCCCGAATCTTTCGAGCAATATCGCAGCAATCCGGACTTCATCCAGAAATACGTCTTCCCCGGCGGCATGCTGCCGACGCGTCATCACCTTGCCGAACTCGGCAAGAAGATGGACCTGTCACTGGTCAGGGACTTCGGCTTCGGCCTCGATTATGCCCGTACGCTCGCGGAATGGCGCGAGCGCTTCTGGTCCGTGTGGCATAAGCTCCGGCCGATGGGTTTCGACGACCGATTCAAGCGGCTCTGGGAATTCTACCTGTTCTATTGTGAGGCCGGCTTCCGCGCCCGCAATATCGATGTGCGGCAGGTGGTTTTTTCGCGCCGCTGA
- a CDS encoding methylated-DNA--[protein]-cysteine S-methyltransferase — translation MAQKVHQYLIFETAGGFCGIAWSDTGVTRFQLPTKSADSTERLLLRRLPAAEPGKPTPQILDAVAAVKRYFEGEEVDFSTVAVDLDGQDAFFRDIYTAARRIGWGRTTTYGTLAKELGVGPEAARDVGQAMAKNPVALIIPCHRVLAAGGKIGGFSAPGGSTSKLRMLELEGVHVGPPPPAQQSLDF, via the coding sequence ATGGCTCAGAAAGTGCATCAATACCTGATCTTTGAAACCGCAGGCGGCTTTTGCGGCATCGCCTGGAGCGATACCGGCGTGACGCGGTTCCAGCTGCCCACGAAAAGCGCCGATTCGACAGAACGATTGTTGCTGCGCCGTCTGCCGGCTGCCGAACCGGGCAAGCCGACGCCGCAGATTTTGGACGCTGTAGCTGCGGTAAAGCGTTACTTCGAAGGCGAAGAAGTCGACTTCTCCACTGTCGCCGTTGACCTTGACGGCCAGGACGCATTTTTCCGCGATATCTATACCGCCGCGCGCCGTATCGGCTGGGGTCGCACGACGACCTACGGCACCCTGGCGAAGGAGCTCGGGGTGGGACCGGAGGCAGCGCGCGACGTAGGCCAGGCGATGGCAAAGAATCCTGTCGCGCTCATCATTCCCTGCCATCGTGTGCTAGCGGCAGGTGGAAAGATCGGTGGCTTTTCGGCGCCTGGCGGTTCGACGTCCAAGCTTCGCATGCTGGAGCTCGAAGGCGTGCATGTCGGTCCACCGCCTCCTGCCCAGCAATCCCTCGATTTCTGA
- a CDS encoding FAD-dependent oxidoreductase, with translation MNAHVPSLPLRLKVAVIGSGISGASAAWALNPVHDVTLYEKDVRPGGHTATVDVDYDGLSVPVDTGFIVYNEHNYPNLTALFAELGVATHASDMSFSLSLDQGRLEWSGGGLSSIFAQKRNLLSPSFLWMIREILRFNRTCLEDRAAGHLASRSIGDYLDWRGFSPGFTNNYLVPMAAAIWSTPSARMLQFPAEHFVNFFDNHRLIYRHQHQWRTVTGGSRNYLKRLLSPLGDKVRLGCGVRGVIRKAKGVILIDEAGGEAFFDKVIFACHSDQTSRLLIDATDQEKRLLAAVPYQPNRVILHRDASLMPTRRKIWASWNYLRSSHGDGRAGVAVTYWMNRLQGIDPNFPLFVTLNPDREPDSRKVFAEFTYEHPQFSAEAMAAQQAIAVIQGKNNCYFAGAWTGYGFHEDGLVSGLAAAEALGGITPWRTNRPSPRETTLEAMA, from the coding sequence ATGAACGCGCATGTTCCTTCGCTGCCACTCCGCCTCAAGGTCGCGGTCATAGGATCGGGCATATCGGGTGCATCGGCTGCCTGGGCGCTCAATCCTGTTCATGACGTGACGCTTTATGAGAAGGATGTCCGGCCGGGCGGCCATACGGCTACCGTCGATGTCGATTATGACGGGTTGAGCGTTCCAGTCGACACCGGCTTCATCGTCTACAACGAGCACAATTATCCCAATCTGACCGCGCTCTTTGCGGAACTCGGCGTCGCCACGCATGCCAGCGACATGAGCTTTTCCCTGTCACTCGATCAGGGCAGGCTGGAGTGGAGCGGCGGTGGGCTCTCGTCGATATTCGCGCAGAAGCGCAATCTGCTGAGCCCCTCCTTTCTCTGGATGATCCGCGAGATCCTGCGCTTCAACCGGACCTGCCTGGAAGATCGGGCAGCCGGGCATCTCGCCTCGCGCTCGATCGGCGATTATCTCGACTGGCGCGGCTTCTCGCCCGGTTTCACAAACAACTATCTGGTGCCCATGGCGGCGGCGATCTGGTCGACGCCATCAGCGCGCATGCTGCAATTTCCCGCCGAACATTTCGTCAATTTCTTCGACAATCACCGGCTGATCTACCGCCACCAGCATCAGTGGCGCACCGTCACCGGCGGCAGCCGCAACTATCTGAAAAGGCTTCTATCACCGCTTGGCGACAAGGTAAGACTTGGCTGCGGGGTGCGCGGCGTAATACGCAAGGCGAAGGGCGTCATCCTCATCGACGAAGCCGGCGGCGAGGCTTTCTTCGACAAGGTGATCTTCGCCTGCCACAGCGACCAGACCTCGCGCCTGCTGATCGATGCGACTGATCAGGAAAAGCGCCTGCTCGCTGCCGTCCCCTATCAACCTAACCGTGTTATCCTGCACCGTGATGCCAGCCTGATGCCGACGCGGCGCAAGATATGGGCCTCCTGGAACTATCTGCGCTCGAGCCATGGCGACGGCAGGGCGGGCGTAGCTGTTACCTACTGGATGAACAGGCTGCAGGGCATCGATCCGAACTTCCCGCTCTTCGTTACGCTGAACCCGGATCGCGAACCGGATAGCCGCAAGGTCTTTGCCGAGTTCACCTATGAGCATCCGCAGTTTTCCGCCGAAGCGATGGCAGCACAGCAGGCGATCGCGGTCATCCAGGGAAAGAACAATTGCTATTTCGCAGGCGCCTGGACCGGATATGGCTTCCACGAAGATGGACTTGTCTCCGGCCTTGCGGCGGCGGAAGCTCTGGGCGGCATCACACCCTGGCGAACCAACCGACCCTCCCCTCGTGAAACGACGCTGGAAGCGATGGCATGA
- a CDS encoding DUF1365 domain-containing protein yields the protein MMGSRKSPDASRCGVSVTRNGRPPDAAAALYVGNVMHQRMKPFGHRFQYRVFSLAIDLDRLEEADRQSALFSINRSNLVSFHEEDHAAGGKLRSHADGLLADACVERPAKILLVCYPRIFGYVFNPLSVYYAYDEKDSVIALIYEVRNTFGERHSYVCPVEEDEIFESGLRQTCEKLFYVSPFIGIGMRYHFRMLPPGQEIRWRILETDADGPLLAATFAGRKKPLTGRTLGFLLTTTPFLTVKIMAGIHWEALKLWLKGAIYVRRPPPPPPVSVKPASRLAEAAE from the coding sequence ATGATGGGATCGCGCAAAAGCCCCGACGCATCGAGATGTGGCGTCAGCGTGACGCGAAACGGTCGTCCGCCGGACGCAGCGGCAGCGCTTTATGTGGGCAATGTCATGCATCAGCGCATGAAACCGTTCGGCCATCGCTTCCAGTATCGGGTGTTTTCGCTTGCTATCGATCTCGACCGTTTGGAAGAAGCCGACAGGCAGTCGGCGCTGTTTTCGATCAACCGAAGCAATCTCGTCTCGTTCCATGAAGAAGACCATGCAGCAGGTGGAAAGCTGCGCTCCCATGCCGATGGCCTGCTTGCAGATGCCTGTGTCGAGCGACCGGCCAAAATCCTGCTCGTCTGCTATCCGCGGATCTTCGGCTACGTCTTCAATCCGCTTTCCGTCTATTATGCTTATGACGAGAAGGATTCAGTGATTGCGCTGATCTACGAGGTGCGCAACACGTTCGGCGAGCGGCATAGCTATGTCTGCCCCGTCGAGGAGGATGAAATCTTCGAAAGCGGTCTTCGTCAGACCTGCGAAAAGCTCTTTTACGTTTCTCCCTTCATTGGCATTGGAATGCGCTACCATTTCCGCATGCTGCCGCCCGGCCAGGAAATCCGCTGGCGCATCCTGGAGACCGATGCGGACGGACCGCTTCTTGCCGCAACGTTCGCCGGGCGGAAAAAGCCGCTGACTGGCCGGACGCTCGGTTTTCTTCTCACAACCACTCCCTTCCTGACCGTCAAGATCATGGCCGGCATTCACTGGGAGGCTCTGAAACTCTGGCTGAAAGGCGCTATCTACGTTCGCCGGCCACCACCTCCTCCGCCTGTCAGCGTGAAGCCGGCAAGCCGGCTTGCAGAAGCTGCGGAATGA